Proteins encoded together in one Papaver somniferum cultivar HN1 unplaced genomic scaffold, ASM357369v1 unplaced-scaffold_21, whole genome shotgun sequence window:
- the LOC113340143 gene encoding uncharacterized protein LOC113340143, whose translation MGVIGLDACYLTGEFGGVLMAATALDAQNGLVMLGIIICRVETKENWIAFLKHLKDAILAHPLKVAFISDRQKGLLEDVTIVFCGHHHKYGWSHLYKNFKKYYKGLELHGFLWNAAKAYKEMHFQEHFDNIMKENVAAGAYLRRENPATWRTESASWVVGNLVPSVVTLIKKMFLFVTDYGVDPCVDEELYMVTSPKNYVFTVNILAKTFSCLQWQLRGFSCMDTVSAFHTIRPQWIKYCSDYYSVENYKATYAPTFEPLDDKSEWVKYPFAAPSSTPSSTTPMSLPSITPSSTPASTGPNLSQNFLALDLYLRI comes from the exons ATGGGAGTTATAGGGCTTGATGCCTGCTATCTAACAGGAGAGTTTGGAGGAGTATTGATGGCAGCAACTGCACTTGATGCACAAAATGGGTTAGTAATGTTAGGAATTATAATATGCAGAGTTGAAACAAAGGAGAATTGGATCGCttttttgaagcatttgaagGATGCCATATTAGCACATCCACTGAAAGTGGCTTTCATTTCAGATAGGCAGAAAGGGTTATTGGAAGATGTTACTATAGTCTTCTGTGGCCATCACCACAAATACGGTTGGAG CCATTTATACAAAAATTTCAAGAAGTATTACAAGGGTCTTGAATTACATGGTTTTTTGTGGAATGCAGCAAAAGCATACAAAGAAATGCATTTTCAG GAACATTTTGACAATATTATGAAAGAGAATGTTGCAGCCGGTGCTTATCTTAGGAGAGAAAATCCTGCTACATG GAGGACTGAATCTGCATCATGGGTAGTTGGAAATTTGGTTCCTAGTGTTGTTACGTTGATTAAGAAAATGTTTTTGTTTGTGACTGATTATGGTGTTGACCCTTGTGTGGATGAAGAGTTATATATGGTGACTAGTCCAAAGAACTATGTGTTCACAGTGAACATCCTTGCCAAAACTTTCTCTTGTTTGCAATGGCAGTTGAGGGGGTTCTCTTGTATGGATACAGTGAGTGCATTTCATACCATAAGACCACAATGGATAAA GTACTGCAGTGATTACTATTCAGTAGAGAACTATAAGGCCACATATGCACCAACTTTTGAACCACTAGATGATAAAAGTGAATGGGTAAag TATCCCTTTGCAGCACCATCTTCTACTCCATCTTCTACAACACCTATGAGTCTGCCATCTATAACACCATCTTCTACTCCAGCTTCTACAGGACCTAACCTTTCTCAGAACTTTTTGGCATTGGATTTGTATCTCAGAATATAA
- the LOC113340144 gene encoding uncharacterized protein LOC113340144 produces the protein MQVPRGSAVLQRMQNKEATIFEGWMNQNQNQTSSPDWLIIAMTVSWTIWNERCEVNFQNKKAEPLAVSKRAISFATYTSKLNSQDQLHNINTQRNSPPKPVWKPPPNPYLVINCDASYDSNTGLTGVSLVLRDSANTWRGCSAKFYAGVSNPEHAECLAFFEAVSWSKEMRHTHVVFETDLQAIETYINSAKPVIAWENESILIDVLDCLKFIPFWLCRYIPRDCNKPDDELVEFSRKFRVTSLA, from the coding sequence ATGCAAGTGCCGAGAGGGTCTGCTGTTTTACAAAGAATGCAAAATAAAGAAGCTACAATTTTTGAAGGATGGATGAACCAAAACCAGAATCAAACTTCTTCTCCAGATTGGTTGATAATAGCAATGACAGTCTCATGGACTATATGGAATGAGCGCTGTGAAGTTAACTTTCAAAACAAAAAGGCCGAACCATTGGCAGTGTCTAAGAGAGCTATCAGTTTTGCAACATATACCAGTAAACTGAACTCACAAGATCAGTTACACAACATTAATACCCAAAGAAATTCTCCCCCAAAACCTGTGTGGAAACCACCACCAAATCCATATCTTGTTATAAACTGTGATGCATCTTATGATAGTAATACTGGACTAACTGGGGTTTCTCTTGTTTTGCGTGATTCTGCAAACACATGGAGGGGATGCTCTGCAAAATTCTATGCAGGAGTAAGCAATCCAGAACATGCAGAATGCTTGGCGTTTTTCGAAGCTGTCAGCTGGAGCAAGGAGATGCGGCATACTCATGTAGTTTTCGAGACTGATCTACAGGCAATTGAAACCTACATCAACTCAGCAAAGCCAGTTATAGCGTGGGAAAATGAAAGCATTCTAATAGATGTTTTAGACTGTCTTAAGTTTATTCCCTTTTGGTTATGTCGTTATATTCCTAGAGATTGCAATAAACCTGATGATGAATTAGTCGAATTCAGCAGGAAGTTTAGAGTCACTAGTTTGGCTTGA